From the genome of Hymenobacter sp. PAMC 26628, one region includes:
- a CDS encoding DUF2461 domain-containing protein, whose product MDLAYLLDFLRRLAANNNTPWMAEHRPDYQRARAAFAELIGQVLAEVAKTDPSLAGLTPTEAMFRLHKNDRGHRDPEPYKRRMGAGLLHGGRHAARAGYYLGVQPDGKSSLRVGFYHTTPALLGALRQEIHYNADEFHRQRQAPALLRHFPAGLTTDGEQLVRPPKGYPADHPDLGWLKLKSFGAVRTFTDEEVAQGPSFVALAVAAIAAARPLVDFFNEALEPNG is encoded by the coding sequence ATGGACCTCGCCTACCTGCTCGATTTCCTGCGCCGCCTGGCGGCCAACAACAACACGCCCTGGATGGCCGAGCACCGCCCCGACTACCAGCGGGCCCGCGCCGCCTTCGCCGAGCTCATCGGCCAGGTGCTGGCCGAAGTAGCCAAAACTGACCCGTCGCTGGCCGGCCTCACCCCCACCGAGGCCATGTTTCGGCTGCACAAAAACGACCGCGGCCACCGCGACCCCGAGCCTTACAAGCGGCGCATGGGCGCGGGCCTGTTGCACGGCGGCCGCCACGCGGCGCGCGCCGGCTACTACCTGGGCGTGCAGCCAGATGGCAAATCGTCGTTGCGGGTGGGCTTCTACCACACCACGCCGGCGCTGCTGGGGGCCCTGCGCCAGGAAATCCACTACAACGCCGACGAATTCCACCGCCAGCGGCAGGCGCCGGCGCTGCTGCGCCATTTCCCCGCCGGCCTCACCACCGACGGCGAGCAACTGGTGCGCCCGCCCAAAGGCTACCCCGCCGACCACCCCGACCTGGGCTGGCTGAAGCTCAAGAGCTTCGGCGCAGTGCGCACGTTTACCGACGAGGAAGTGGCCCAGGGCCCCAGCTTTGTGGCGTTGGCCGTGGCCGCCATCGCGGCGGCCCGCCCACTGGTCGATTTTTTCAACGAAGCCTTGGAACCAAACGGCTAA
- a CDS encoding MOSC domain-containing protein, translating into MPDAILTLSQLLIYPIKSLGGVAVAEADVTPRGLRHDRRWLLVDAKNQFLTQRQHPELALLAVAPAHNGWLLTHRQRPELLPLYIPFEATPERTLFVTIWDDLVWAWRGDAVADAWLSRALDREIRLVYMSDMVRRDVEPARNPEGQLVSFADAYPFLLIGEAALADLNQRLPTPVPMNRFRPSLVFSGGPAYDDDQWAEFRVGDVPFRAVKGCARCVLTTIDQQTATKTPQGEPLRTLAAYRSTGSKVLFGQNVTGPGRGHLRVGDAVTVLSRR; encoded by the coding sequence ATGCCCGACGCCATCCTCACGCTTTCGCAACTCCTGATTTACCCCATCAAGTCGCTCGGCGGCGTGGCCGTGGCCGAGGCCGACGTGACGCCCCGGGGCCTGCGCCACGACCGCCGCTGGCTGCTGGTAGACGCAAAAAACCAGTTCCTCACCCAGCGCCAGCACCCCGAGCTGGCCCTGCTGGCCGTGGCCCCGGCCCACAACGGCTGGCTGCTCACGCACCGCCAGCGCCCCGAGCTGCTACCGCTCTACATTCCGTTCGAGGCCACGCCCGAGCGCACGCTGTTCGTCACCATCTGGGACGACTTGGTGTGGGCCTGGCGGGGCGATGCGGTGGCCGATGCTTGGCTGAGCCGGGCCCTGGACCGCGAAATCCGGCTCGTGTACATGTCCGACATGGTGCGGCGCGACGTGGAGCCCGCGCGCAACCCCGAGGGCCAACTCGTGAGCTTCGCCGACGCCTACCCGTTCCTGCTCATCGGCGAAGCCGCCCTGGCCGACCTCAATCAGCGCCTGCCCACGCCCGTGCCCATGAACCGCTTCCGGCCCAGCCTGGTGTTCAGCGGGGGCCCCGCCTACGACGACGACCAGTGGGCCGAGTTCCGCGTGGGCGACGTGCCGTTTCGGGCCGTGAAGGGCTGCGCCCGCTGCGTGCTGACGACCATCGACCAGCAAACCGCCACCAAAACCCCACAGGGCGAGCCGCTGCGCACGCTGGCCGCTTACCGCAGCACCGGCAGCAAGGTGTTGTTCGGCCAGAACGTGACGGGCCCCGGCCGCGGCCACCTGCGCGTGGGCGACGCCGTAACGGTGCTCAGCCGCCGGTAA
- a CDS encoding S8 family peptidase, with translation MTVFTFRPWAFALAALAFSGCTRAVPTTTARGNPGPATATGAMVAPTPEAPAAMAPPATPPPAAGAPAGPTATEAAAAQWYLKDPKLDGVPGVGDTRAYAELLKNRVPTPVIVAVIDGGIDTAHVDLKRILWTNPKEIPGNGIDDDKNGYIDDVHGWNFLGGADGRSVGDESLEVTRIVAKYRPRFKGKVRTAIPVAQRAEFDLYTKAEKAFTARTKQETDRAAQVEDMAGPLKMMVGALKKDLNVERLDTATLRKAQASNENMRNLSRALDQNLRQMGLADTDALEKELESGAKEERNLLDNSLNLKFNPRAEIVKDNPDDVNQRNYGNNDLHGPDPLHGTHVSGIIAAVRDNNLGVQGVAGPLVRIMTVRAVPNGDERDKDVANGIRYAVDNGAKVINMSFGKEFSPQRPAVEAAFKYAAAHDVLLVHAAGNENDNLDVSNHYPAALTLAGQPFPNLLTVGASSAKDDASLPAEFSNYGKKQVDVFAPGVAIYSTLPGNTYGMESGTSMASPVTAGVAAVLKSYFPTLTAVQLKDIIRRSAQVHHTLVRVPGTEKKADFTTLSITGGVVDLYEAIKLAETVAK, from the coding sequence ATGACTGTTTTCACCTTCCGCCCCTGGGCGTTTGCCCTGGCTGCCCTGGCCTTCTCCGGCTGCACCCGGGCCGTCCCCACCACCACCGCTCGGGGCAACCCGGGCCCGGCCACCGCCACCGGCGCGATGGTTGCGCCCACCCCGGAGGCACCGGCCGCTATGGCCCCGCCCGCCACGCCCCCGCCCGCCGCCGGGGCCCCCGCGGGGCCCACGGCCACCGAAGCCGCCGCCGCCCAATGGTACCTCAAAGACCCCAAGCTCGACGGCGTACCCGGCGTGGGCGACACCCGTGCCTACGCCGAGCTGCTGAAAAACCGCGTGCCCACCCCCGTGATTGTGGCCGTGATTGACGGCGGCATCGACACGGCCCACGTCGATTTAAAGCGCATTCTGTGGACCAACCCGAAGGAGATTCCCGGCAACGGCATCGACGACGACAAGAACGGCTACATCGACGACGTGCACGGTTGGAACTTCCTGGGCGGGGCCGACGGCCGCAGCGTAGGCGACGAATCGCTGGAGGTGACGCGCATCGTGGCCAAGTACCGGCCGCGCTTCAAAGGCAAGGTGCGCACGGCCATTCCAGTGGCCCAGCGCGCCGAGTTTGACCTGTACACCAAGGCCGAAAAGGCCTTCACCGCCCGCACCAAGCAGGAAACCGACCGCGCCGCCCAAGTGGAGGACATGGCCGGCCCGCTGAAAATGATGGTGGGGGCCCTGAAAAAAGACCTCAACGTGGAGCGCCTCGACACGGCCACGCTGCGCAAGGCCCAGGCCAGCAACGAGAACATGCGCAACCTCAGCCGGGCCCTCGACCAGAACCTGCGCCAGATGGGCCTGGCCGACACCGACGCCTTGGAAAAAGAGCTGGAAAGCGGCGCCAAAGAGGAGCGTAACCTGCTCGACAACTCGCTGAACCTGAAGTTTAACCCGCGGGCCGAAATCGTGAAGGACAACCCCGACGACGTGAACCAGCGCAACTACGGCAACAACGACCTGCACGGGCCCGACCCGCTGCACGGCACCCACGTGTCGGGCATCATCGCCGCCGTGCGCGACAACAACCTCGGCGTGCAGGGCGTGGCGGGGCCCCTGGTGCGCATCATGACGGTGCGGGCCGTACCCAACGGCGACGAGCGCGACAAGGACGTGGCCAACGGCATCCGCTACGCCGTCGACAACGGGGCGAAGGTCATCAACATGAGCTTCGGCAAGGAGTTTTCGCCCCAGCGCCCGGCCGTGGAAGCCGCCTTTAAGTACGCCGCCGCGCACGACGTGCTGCTGGTGCACGCCGCGGGCAACGAGAACGACAACCTCGACGTGAGCAACCACTACCCGGCCGCCCTCACCCTCGCCGGCCAGCCCTTCCCCAACCTGCTCACGGTGGGCGCCAGCAGCGCGAAGGACGACGCCAGCCTGCCCGCCGAGTTCTCGAACTACGGCAAAAAGCAAGTGGATGTGTTCGCGCCCGGCGTGGCCATCTACAGCACGCTGCCCGGCAACACCTACGGCATGGAAAGCGGCACCAGCATGGCCTCGCCCGTGACGGCCGGCGTGGCGGCGGTCCTCAAGTCGTACTTCCCCACCCTCACGGCCGTGCAGCTGAAGGACATCATCCGGCGCTCGGCCCAGGTGCACCACACGCTGGTGCGCGTGCCCGGCACCGAGAAAAAGGCCGACTTCACCACGCTCTCCATCACTGGCGGCGTAGTCGATTTGTACGAGGCCATCAAGCTGGCCGAGACAGTGGCGAAATAA
- a CDS encoding PIG-L family deacetylase, which yields MPLSLRTAARLCLALLTVNCALLTETKAQAPKTYTSSEILLGLKKLNVVGSVMYIAAHPDDENTRLLAYLANGRLVETNYLSCTRGDGGQDLIGPELREQLGVIRTQELLAARRIDGARQFFTRANDFGFSKTPAETFTIWDKEQVLADMVWAIRRQRPDVLITRFPPDPRAGHGHHQASAILAAEAFDAAGDPKRFPEQLKYVQAWQPKRLLWNTGSFFVKPGENMSGYLTLDAGGYNPLLGQSYGEIAAHSRSQHRSQGFGSAATRGEALEYFQPVKGAPATKDLFDGVDMTWNRVPGGAAVGKLIDEVIRKYDAGNPSASVAGLIEVQKGMERLVGSLSSSSSKLSEQEAHHVAFWWNEKNKELENILAACVGLHFEAIAAEPTTTPGGKVEIKIEALNRSALPGVLNGILSTSEIGLQGPLKQGIALVTTATLDVPSNKLTDRFSAPQDVSQPYWLVEKPTVGMYKVPEIVASFPDEHISAGSFRLVATHREQVIGTPENKAVINLYFNGTIDGQGFSYKIPVQYKHTDPVLGELYQPLAVVPAVMVNIPAARAYVFADQQPKQVPVTLRAGRAGVHGALALQVPAGWQAEPATVPFDLKNKDDEQTVNFTLRPGPGAPEGKAELRAVATVDGQAYSRGIQQIIYPHIPTQTLFPEAVAPLVKLNVQRRGQQIGYLMGAGDEVPEALRQLGYTVTLLNPATDLTADHLRRYDAVVLGVRAYNVLDRLKTQQPELLKYVENGGNLVVQYVVNRGTVLPQIGPYPLTLSADRVTVEGAPVTFLQPQNPLLNTPNKITAADFQGWVQEQGLYYPSAWDAHYTPVIASSDPGETPKQSAILVADYGKGHYIYTGLSLFRELPAGVPGAYRLLTNMVSLGK from the coding sequence ATGCCCCTCTCGCTCCGCACCGCTGCCCGCCTCTGCCTGGCCCTGCTCACTGTTAACTGCGCCCTGTTAACCGAAACCAAAGCTCAGGCCCCCAAAACTTATACGTCGTCCGAGATTTTGCTGGGCTTGAAAAAGCTCAACGTGGTGGGCTCGGTGATGTACATCGCCGCCCACCCCGACGACGAAAACACCCGCCTGCTGGCCTACCTCGCCAACGGCCGCCTCGTGGAAACCAACTACCTGAGCTGCACCCGCGGCGACGGCGGCCAAGACCTCATCGGCCCCGAGCTGCGTGAGCAGCTCGGCGTCATCCGCACGCAGGAGCTGCTGGCGGCGCGCCGCATTGATGGGGCCCGGCAGTTTTTCACCCGCGCCAACGACTTCGGTTTCAGCAAGACGCCAGCCGAAACCTTCACCATTTGGGACAAGGAGCAGGTGCTGGCCGACATGGTGTGGGCCATCCGCCGGCAGCGGCCCGACGTGCTCATCACCCGCTTCCCGCCCGACCCGCGCGCCGGCCACGGCCACCACCAGGCCAGCGCCATCCTGGCCGCCGAAGCCTTCGACGCCGCCGGCGACCCCAAGCGCTTCCCCGAGCAGCTCAAATACGTGCAAGCCTGGCAGCCCAAGCGCCTGCTCTGGAACACGGGCAGCTTCTTCGTGAAGCCCGGCGAAAACATGAGCGGCTACCTCACCCTCGACGCCGGCGGCTACAATCCCTTGCTAGGGCAGTCGTACGGCGAAATCGCGGCCCATTCCCGCTCGCAGCACCGCAGCCAGGGCTTCGGCTCGGCCGCCACCCGCGGCGAGGCACTGGAGTATTTCCAACCCGTGAAAGGGGCCCCGGCCACAAAGGATTTATTCGACGGCGTAGATATGACTTGGAACCGTGTGCCGGGCGGCGCGGCGGTGGGCAAGCTGATTGATGAGGTGATTCGGAAGTACGACGCGGGTAACCCAAGCGCCAGTGTGGCGGGGCTAATAGAAGTGCAGAAAGGAATGGAGCGACTAGTAGGTTCTTTAAGCAGCAGTAGTTCTAAACTCAGCGAACAGGAGGCTCATCATGTTGCCTTTTGGTGGAATGAAAAGAATAAAGAATTAGAAAATATATTGGCCGCGTGTGTTGGACTTCATTTTGAAGCAATTGCTGCTGAGCCTACAACCACTCCGGGCGGAAAAGTAGAAATTAAGATAGAAGCACTTAATCGCTCAGCACTTCCAGGTGTATTAAATGGAATCCTATCTACTTCTGAAATAGGTCTTCAAGGACCTTTGAAACAAGGCATTGCTCTTGTCACTACTGCAACATTAGATGTACCGTCTAATAAATTAACTGACCGTTTCAGCGCTCCTCAAGATGTATCACAGCCTTACTGGTTGGTAGAAAAACCGACGGTGGGCATGTATAAAGTGCCGGAAATTGTTGCTTCTTTCCCTGACGAACACATCAGTGCTGGTTCATTTCGGTTGGTGGCTACCCATCGGGAACAGGTCATCGGCACGCCAGAAAACAAAGCTGTTATTAACCTCTATTTCAACGGAACGATTGATGGACAAGGATTTAGTTACAAAATACCCGTCCAATACAAGCACACCGACCCCGTGCTGGGCGAGCTGTACCAGCCGCTGGCCGTGGTGCCGGCCGTGATGGTAAACATTCCCGCCGCCCGCGCCTACGTGTTTGCCGACCAGCAGCCCAAGCAAGTGCCCGTGACGCTGCGCGCCGGCCGGGCCGGGGTGCACGGGGCCCTGGCCCTGCAGGTGCCCGCCGGCTGGCAGGCCGAGCCGGCCACCGTGCCGTTCGACCTGAAGAATAAGGACGACGAGCAGACCGTGAACTTCACGCTACGTCCGGGCCCCGGGGCCCCCGAGGGCAAGGCCGAGCTGCGCGCCGTGGCCACCGTCGACGGCCAGGCCTACAGCCGCGGCATCCAGCAGATCATCTACCCGCACATCCCCACCCAAACGCTGTTCCCCGAGGCCGTGGCCCCGCTGGTGAAGCTGAACGTGCAGCGCCGCGGCCAGCAAATCGGCTACCTGATGGGGGCCGGCGACGAGGTGCCCGAGGCCCTGCGGCAGCTCGGCTACACCGTCACGCTGCTCAACCCCGCCACCGACCTCACCGCCGACCACCTGCGCCGCTACGACGCCGTGGTGCTCGGCGTGCGCGCCTACAACGTGCTCGACCGCCTCAAAACCCAGCAGCCCGAGCTGCTGAAGTACGTAGAAAACGGTGGCAACCTGGTGGTGCAGTACGTGGTGAACCGCGGCACCGTGCTGCCCCAAATCGGGCCCTACCCGCTCACCTTGTCCGCCGACCGGGTAACGGTGGAAGGGGCCCCGGTGACCTTCCTCCAGCCACAAAACCCGCTGCTGAACACGCCCAACAAAATCACCGCCGCCGACTTCCAGGGCTGGGTGCAGGAACAGGGCCTGTATTACCCCTCGGCCTGGGACGCGCACTACACGCCCGTCATCGCCAGCAGCGACCCCGGCGAAACGCCCAAGCAAAGCGCCATCCTGGTGGCCGACTACGGCAAGGGCCACTACATCTACACCGGCCTGTCGCTGTTCCGCGAGCTGCCCGCCGGCGTGCCCGGCGCCTACCGCCTGCTCACCAACATGGTGTCGTTGGGGAAGTAG
- a CDS encoding aspartate kinase — MLTVEKIGGTSMSAFGDVLNNIIFYNRQGPELYNRIFVVSAYAGVTNWLLENKKTGAPGVYHRISEFKKFHEALRDVTAQLKALNQQYAPLGLDLAVADAFIEQRMQDAKTYLDSLVNVLASGYVSSENVLQAAREILASIGEAHAAFNSVNILQNRGVHATLVDLSGFHDHKPYTIDQRIRHAFKHIKFDETICIATGYAKGTEGIMREFDRGYSEVTFSKIAVAVKPREAIIHKEYHLCSADPGLVGLGHCHPVGATNYDVADQLADVGMEAIHPKASKPLEINGINLRIKNTFDPAHAGTLITKDYVSAQTRVEVITGTDKVAMIDVYDPQMVGTAGFDLAIMQIFYALGISYAFKATSANSISVLIWEKDLNKKLVHQLEAKYEKVTVENTAMVCLIGSNIDRPGLLAQAAGALAAEGINIKSAGFALRKVNIQFIIDRDDYQAAIIALNQSLADG; from the coding sequence GTGCTGACAGTAGAAAAAATCGGCGGCACGTCGATGAGCGCCTTTGGCGACGTGCTCAACAACATCATCTTTTACAACCGCCAGGGCCCCGAATTGTACAACCGCATCTTCGTGGTGTCGGCCTACGCGGGCGTCACCAACTGGCTGCTGGAGAACAAGAAAACCGGCGCGCCCGGCGTGTACCACCGCATCAGCGAGTTTAAGAAGTTCCACGAGGCGCTGCGCGACGTGACGGCCCAGCTCAAGGCCCTGAACCAGCAGTACGCACCCCTGGGCCTCGACCTGGCCGTGGCCGATGCCTTCATCGAGCAGCGGATGCAGGACGCCAAAACCTACCTCGACAGCCTCGTGAACGTGCTGGCGTCAGGCTACGTGAGCAGCGAAAACGTGCTGCAGGCGGCCCGCGAAATCCTGGCTTCCATTGGGGAGGCGCACGCGGCGTTCAACTCCGTTAACATCCTGCAAAACCGGGGCGTACACGCCACGCTGGTCGATTTGAGCGGCTTCCACGACCACAAGCCGTACACCATCGACCAGCGCATCCGGCACGCCTTTAAGCACATCAAGTTCGACGAAACCATCTGCATCGCCACCGGCTACGCCAAGGGCACGGAGGGCATCATGCGCGAGTTCGACCGCGGGTACTCGGAAGTGACGTTCAGTAAGATAGCCGTGGCAGTGAAGCCCCGGGAGGCCATCATCCACAAGGAGTACCACCTGTGCTCGGCCGACCCGGGCCTGGTGGGCCTCGGCCACTGCCACCCGGTGGGGGCCACCAACTACGACGTGGCCGACCAGCTGGCCGACGTGGGCATGGAGGCCATTCACCCCAAAGCCTCGAAGCCGCTCGAAATCAACGGCATCAACCTGCGCATCAAGAACACCTTCGATCCCGCCCACGCCGGCACCCTGATTACCAAAGACTACGTGTCGGCCCAAACGCGGGTGGAGGTGATTACGGGCACCGACAAGGTGGCGATGATCGACGTGTACGACCCGCAAATGGTGGGCACGGCGGGCTTCGATTTGGCCATCATGCAAATCTTCTACGCCCTCGGCATCAGCTACGCTTTCAAGGCCACCAGCGCCAACAGCATCTCGGTGCTGATTTGGGAGAAGGACCTGAACAAGAAGCTGGTGCACCAGCTGGAAGCCAAGTACGAGAAGGTGACCGTGGAAAATACGGCCATGGTCTGCCTCATCGGCTCCAACATCGACCGGCCCGGCCTACTGGCGCAGGCCGCCGGGGCCCTGGCCGCCGAGGGCATCAACATCAAGAGCGCGGGCTTTGCGCTGCGCAAGGTCAACATCCAGTTCATCATCGACCGCGACGACTACCAAGCCGCCATCATCGCCCTGAACCAGAGCCTGGCCGACGGGTGA
- a CDS encoding CocE/NonD family hydrolase, producing the protein MKKHLYLVALLVLGAPAARAQSLALPPDTVHVSDAAARTRFLADTLYARAHYNKLEYRIPMRDGVKLHTVVYVPKDADRVHYPILLNRTPYSAGPYGPGPYAWRGLTTVIHSVSPNSTMLHEGYIFALQDVRGAFLSEGVFEDVRPEKDQYRGKQDIDESTDTFDTIEYLLKKGPKNNGRVGQWGVSYPGFYTTVGLLSRHPALKAASPQAPVTDWFWDDDHHNGAFFLAEQIYFWELFGQPRPQLTAKWHEGMKIIGNDGYAFYQRLGPLKNVNTQLFHGRVKHWNDLTAHPNYDAFWQARNPRPHLHDLKTAVLTVGGFNDAEDLFGALHTYAAIEQQNPGLANRLVMGPWVHGGWAHAYTGEMVGNVNYGPSPSRWYQQYVEAPFFKAYLKDDKPTAAAQLPEAIVFESGTNQWRTFDAWPPKAVQERTLYFQPGGKIGFEKPGTVTGFGFRQFLSDPAHPVPYTEATAPAMTREYMTDDQRFASRRPDVLTYQTDVLTSPLTLAGPIQALLQVATTGTDADWVVKIIDVYPDDTPDNPRNLPNVHLGGYQQMVRSEVMRGRFRNSFERPEPFVAGQVTAVPFTVQDLMHTFRKGHRLMVQVQSTWFPLVDRNPQKYVPNIFEADATDFQSATHRLYHAPGQASQLVVKVLP; encoded by the coding sequence ATGAAAAAACACCTGTACCTCGTCGCGCTGCTGGTGCTGGGGGCCCCCGCCGCCCGTGCCCAGTCGCTCGCGCTGCCGCCTGATACTGTGCACGTGAGCGACGCCGCGGCACGGACCCGGTTTTTGGCCGACACGCTCTACGCCCGCGCGCACTACAACAAGCTGGAGTATCGCATCCCGATGCGCGACGGAGTAAAGCTGCACACCGTGGTGTACGTGCCCAAAGATGCCGACCGAGTGCACTACCCCATCCTGCTCAACCGCACGCCGTATTCGGCGGGCCCCTACGGGCCGGGGCCCTACGCGTGGCGGGGCCTCACCACCGTCATCCACAGCGTCAGCCCGAACAGTACCATGCTGCACGAGGGCTATATTTTTGCTTTGCAGGACGTGCGCGGCGCCTTCCTGTCGGAAGGCGTGTTTGAGGACGTGCGCCCCGAGAAGGACCAGTACCGCGGCAAGCAGGACATCGACGAGAGCACCGACACTTTCGACACGATTGAGTACCTGCTCAAGAAAGGTCCCAAAAACAACGGCCGCGTGGGGCAGTGGGGCGTTTCGTACCCCGGCTTCTACACCACGGTGGGTTTGCTCAGCCGCCACCCCGCTCTGAAGGCGGCTAGCCCGCAAGCGCCCGTCACCGACTGGTTCTGGGACGACGACCACCACAACGGCGCGTTTTTTCTGGCGGAGCAGATATATTTTTGGGAGCTCTTTGGCCAGCCCCGGCCGCAGCTCACCGCAAAGTGGCATGAGGGCATGAAAATTATCGGCAACGATGGCTACGCGTTCTACCAGCGCCTGGGCCCGCTGAAGAATGTGAATACTCAACTCTTCCACGGCCGGGTCAAGCACTGGAACGACCTGACGGCTCACCCCAATTACGACGCCTTCTGGCAGGCGCGCAACCCCCGCCCGCACCTGCACGACCTGAAAACGGCGGTGCTGACGGTGGGCGGCTTCAACGATGCGGAGGATTTGTTTGGGGCCCTGCACACCTATGCCGCCATCGAGCAACAAAACCCCGGCCTGGCCAACCGCCTCGTGATGGGCCCCTGGGTGCACGGCGGCTGGGCCCACGCCTACACCGGGGAGATGGTGGGCAACGTGAATTATGGCCCCTCGCCCTCGCGCTGGTACCAGCAATACGTGGAAGCGCCCTTCTTCAAGGCTTACCTGAAAGACGACAAGCCCACGGCCGCTGCCCAGTTGCCTGAAGCCATTGTATTCGAGAGCGGCACCAACCAGTGGCGCACTTTTGATGCCTGGCCCCCCAAAGCCGTGCAGGAGCGCACGCTCTACTTCCAGCCCGGCGGCAAAATTGGGTTTGAGAAGCCAGGCACCGTCACGGGCTTCGGCTTCCGCCAATTCCTGAGCGACCCGGCTCACCCCGTGCCCTACACCGAAGCCACCGCCCCGGCCATGACCCGCGAGTACATGACCGACGACCAGCGCTTCGCCAGCCGCCGCCCCGACGTGCTCACCTACCAGACCGACGTGCTCACGAGTCCGCTCACGCTGGCCGGCCCCATCCAGGCGCTGCTGCAAGTGGCCACCACCGGCACCGACGCCGACTGGGTGGTGAAAATCATCGACGTGTACCCCGACGACACCCCCGACAACCCGCGCAATTTGCCCAACGTGCACCTCGGCGGCTACCAGCAAATGGTGCGCTCGGAGGTGATGCGCGGCCGCTTCCGCAACAGCTTCGAGCGGCCCGAGCCGTTTGTGGCGGGCCAGGTCACGGCCGTACCCTTCACGGTGCAGGACCTCATGCACACCTTCCGCAAGGGCCACCGGCTGATGGTGCAAGTGCAAAGCACCTGGTTCCCGCTCGTGGACCGCAACCCGCAGAAGTACGTGCCCAACATCTTCGAAGCCGATGCTACCGACTTTCAAAGCGCTACCCACCGCCTGTACCACGCGCCGGGCCAAGCCTCGCAGCTGGTGGTAAAAGTGCTGCCGTAG
- the gndA gene encoding NADP-dependent phosphogluconate dehydrogenase produces the protein MSPNPTEFAFGMIGLGTMGRNLLLNMADHQFAVAGYDKNQKQVDLLAQEGQGKPVQGFTDPAAFVHSIKTPRAIMMLVPAGAIVDSVIAEMLPLLSPGDILVDGGNSHFTDTERRAKDLESKGFHFFGMGVSGGEEGARFGPSMMPGGDKDAYKTMQPVFEAIAAQVDGAPCVAYMGPGAAGHFVKMVHNGIEYGLMELIAETYGVLKTGLGLDNAAIGQVFAQWNEGRLQSFLLDITKDIFAFDAPDTDHLLLDDIKDEARSKGTGKWTSQVAMDLQAPIPTIDAAVSMRDLSKYKQLREQLAQQYGPVAGALAGDKNEVIKQLEQAFYFSMIMSYAQGMHLLAQASAEYKYDLQLATIAKIWRGGCIIRSTFLNDIFNAFERDNKLAHLLLDGGVAGLVQGAVPGMRAVVGAAVAAGVAVPAYASALGYFDAFRTARLPSNLIQAQRDYFGAHTYELVGKEGVFHTQWTGLRNKVEAPAGAQVNQTPATPPVPSTKQSNVEPAKTQS, from the coding sequence ATGAGCCCCAACCCCACGGAATTTGCGTTCGGCATGATTGGTCTCGGCACCATGGGCCGCAACTTGCTGCTGAATATGGCCGACCACCAGTTTGCCGTTGCCGGCTACGACAAGAACCAAAAGCAGGTGGACCTGCTGGCCCAGGAAGGCCAGGGCAAGCCCGTGCAGGGCTTCACCGACCCCGCGGCCTTCGTGCACAGCATCAAAACGCCGCGCGCCATCATGATGCTGGTGCCCGCCGGCGCCATCGTCGACAGCGTAATTGCCGAAATGCTGCCGCTGCTCAGCCCCGGCGACATCCTCGTGGACGGCGGCAACTCGCACTTCACCGACACCGAGCGCCGGGCCAAGGATTTGGAAAGCAAGGGCTTTCACTTCTTCGGCATGGGCGTGTCGGGCGGTGAAGAGGGGGCCCGATTTGGCCCCAGCATGATGCCCGGCGGCGACAAGGATGCCTACAAAACGATGCAGCCCGTGTTTGAGGCCATTGCGGCCCAAGTGGACGGGGCCCCCTGCGTGGCCTACATGGGCCCCGGGGCGGCTGGCCACTTCGTGAAAATGGTGCACAACGGCATCGAGTACGGCCTGATGGAACTGATTGCCGAGACCTACGGCGTGCTCAAAACCGGCCTCGGCCTCGACAATGCCGCCATCGGCCAGGTGTTTGCGCAGTGGAACGAGGGCCGCTTGCAGTCGTTCCTGCTCGACATCACGAAGGACATTTTCGCTTTCGACGCCCCCGACACCGACCACCTGCTGCTCGACGACATCAAGGACGAGGCCCGCTCGAAGGGCACCGGCAAGTGGACCTCCCAGGTGGCCATGGACTTGCAGGCCCCCATCCCGACCATCGACGCGGCCGTGTCGATGCGCGACCTCTCAAAATACAAGCAGCTGCGCGAGCAGCTGGCCCAGCAGTACGGCCCCGTAGCCGGGGCCCTGGCCGGCGATAAGAACGAAGTAATCAAGCAGTTGGAGCAAGCCTTCTACTTCAGCATGATCATGAGCTACGCCCAGGGCATGCACCTGCTGGCGCAGGCCTCGGCCGAGTACAAGTACGACTTGCAGCTGGCCACCATCGCCAAAATCTGGCGCGGCGGCTGCATCATCCGCTCCACGTTCCTGAACGATATTTTTAACGCCTTCGAGCGCGACAACAAGTTGGCGCACTTGCTGCTCGACGGCGGCGTGGCCGGCCTGGTGCAGGGCGCCGTGCCCGGCATGCGCGCCGTGGTGGGCGCCGCCGTGGCGGCGGGTGTGGCCGTGCCGGCCTACGCCTCGGCGCTGGGCTACTTCGATGCTTTCCGCACGGCGCGGCTGCCCTCGAACCTCATTCAAGCCCAGCGCGACTACTTCGGGGCCCACACCTACGAGCTGGTGGGCAAGGAAGGCGTGTTCCACACCCAGTGGACTGGCCTGCGCAACAAAGTGGAGGCCCCCGCCGGGGCCCAGGTCAACCAAACCCCCGCCACGCCGCCCGTGCCCAGCACGAAGCAGTCGAACGTGGAACCCGCTAAAACGCAATCGTAA